The Planococcus versutus genome contains a region encoding:
- a CDS encoding ABC transporter substrate-binding protein, whose amino-acid sequence MKKFWKFGATAGVAAIILAGCGETTTPEKDIETPAEPPTEVAEVEFPVTLVDAVGDEIVIEEEPEAIVSMIPSNTEIAYELGLDEKIVGVSDFDNYPEATADVEKIGGQEFNVEKIISLQPDLVLAHESGLGVGDAGLQQLRDAGLEVFVVQNAESFDEVYDSISTIAQATGAMEEAEKIVSEMEVQVAEIEKLAATIEEPKTVFLEVGSQPDIFTTGSGTFMDEMLSIINAKNVAGDLEGWISMDPEAIVAANPDVIITTEGGYVEDAVGQIKTRGGFAEVTAVKEDAIYSLDSDMLTRSGPRLTAGLMEMAQAVYPDVFNE is encoded by the coding sequence ATGAAAAAGTTTTGGAAGTTTGGCGCAACAGCAGGAGTAGCAGCCATTATACTGGCAGGGTGCGGGGAGACAACAACACCTGAAAAAGATATTGAAACACCAGCAGAACCACCGACAGAAGTAGCAGAAGTTGAATTTCCAGTAACATTGGTAGACGCCGTTGGCGATGAAATTGTCATTGAAGAAGAACCTGAAGCAATCGTTTCAATGATTCCGTCGAATACAGAAATTGCTTACGAACTTGGATTAGATGAGAAAATTGTAGGGGTCTCGGATTTTGATAATTATCCAGAAGCAACAGCAGACGTTGAAAAAATTGGTGGGCAAGAATTTAATGTGGAAAAAATTATTAGTCTTCAACCAGACTTAGTACTCGCACATGAATCAGGACTGGGTGTGGGCGATGCTGGGTTGCAACAATTGCGTGATGCAGGTCTTGAAGTGTTTGTTGTTCAAAACGCAGAGAGCTTTGATGAAGTATATGATTCCATTTCAACTATCGCACAAGCGACAGGTGCAATGGAAGAAGCAGAAAAAATTGTATCCGAAATGGAAGTACAAGTAGCTGAAATTGAAAAACTAGCAGCAACGATTGAAGAACCAAAAACTGTCTTTTTGGAAGTCGGCAGTCAGCCGGACATCTTCACGACAGGAAGCGGCACATTCATGGATGAAATGCTATCAATAATCAATGCTAAAAACGTAGCTGGCGATTTGGAAGGCTGGATCAGCATGGACCCAGAAGCAATCGTTGCAGCTAATCCAGACGTGATCATCACGACTGAAGGCGGGTATGTTGAAGATGCAGTGGGTCAAATTAAAACACGTGGCGGCTTTGCAGAAGTAACAGCTGTGAAAGAAGACGCTATCTATAGTCTAGACTCGGACATGCTCACTCGTTCAGGTCCACGATTAACAGCCGGATTGATGGAAATGGCGCAGGCAGTTTACCCTGA
- the argS gene encoding arginine--tRNA ligase has product MNAVEKVQHSIKTAFAEAIEKAELTTETVEVQLESPRDKTNGDYATNIAMQLTRLAKKAPRAIAEAIVANLDKDMANIETVEIAGPGFINITIKKDYLQTVIKTVLEQKAEYGRSTAGAGERIQVEFVSANPTGDLHLGHARGSSVGDSLCNVLDFAGYNVSREYYINDAGNQINNLALSIEARYFEALGKGDSMPENGYRGQDIKDIAQALVQEHGDKFSDMTHEARFEAFRQHGLKVELAKLQQDLADFRVEFDEWYPESALYKNGKIDEALAKLRANGHVFEEEGATWFRSTTFGDDKDRVLIKNDGTYTYLMPDIAYHEDKLQRGFNKLINVWGADHHGYIPRMKAAIEALGYDRDTLEVSVIQMVQLYKDGEKMKMSKRTGKAVTMRELVELVGLDAVRYFFAMRSGDSHMDFDLDLAVSQSNENPVYYSQYAHARISSILRQAEEQGLLASEEHLNLLTSEKEIDVLKKIGDFPQVIADAAKQRAPHRITTYIHELASHFHSFYNANKVLDATNVEMTSARLALITAVKTTLANALKTVGVKAPEKM; this is encoded by the coding sequence ATGAACGCAGTAGAAAAAGTACAACATTCGATCAAAACTGCATTTGCAGAAGCAATTGAAAAAGCAGAGTTAACAACAGAAACTGTGGAAGTGCAATTAGAATCACCTAGAGACAAAACAAATGGGGATTACGCGACCAATATTGCCATGCAATTAACGCGGTTGGCTAAAAAAGCACCTCGTGCAATCGCAGAAGCTATCGTAGCGAACCTGGATAAAGATATGGCAAACATTGAGACGGTAGAAATCGCAGGACCTGGATTTATCAACATCACGATCAAAAAAGATTATTTACAAACTGTCATCAAAACAGTACTTGAACAAAAAGCTGAATATGGCCGTTCCACTGCTGGCGCCGGCGAACGCATTCAAGTAGAGTTCGTATCGGCTAATCCCACTGGCGACTTACACCTAGGTCATGCTCGTGGATCTTCAGTCGGTGATTCTTTATGCAACGTATTGGATTTTGCAGGATATAATGTATCACGTGAATATTACATCAATGATGCTGGCAATCAAATCAATAATTTGGCGTTGTCGATTGAAGCACGTTATTTTGAAGCACTGGGTAAAGGCGACAGCATGCCAGAAAATGGCTATCGCGGACAAGACATTAAAGACATCGCGCAAGCATTAGTGCAAGAGCATGGTGACAAATTTAGCGACATGACACACGAAGCGCGTTTTGAAGCGTTCCGTCAACATGGCTTAAAAGTAGAGCTTGCTAAATTGCAACAAGATTTAGCTGATTTTCGTGTTGAATTTGACGAGTGGTATCCAGAATCAGCTCTTTACAAAAATGGCAAAATTGACGAAGCATTGGCTAAATTGCGCGCAAATGGTCACGTATTCGAAGAAGAAGGTGCAACTTGGTTCCGCTCAACAACATTCGGTGACGACAAAGACCGTGTATTAATTAAAAACGACGGTACGTATACGTATTTAATGCCGGATATTGCGTACCATGAAGATAAGTTGCAGCGTGGATTCAATAAGCTAATCAATGTATGGGGAGCTGATCATCACGGGTATATTCCGCGCATGAAAGCAGCAATAGAAGCGCTTGGCTATGACCGTGATACGCTTGAAGTGAGCGTTATTCAAATGGTGCAATTGTACAAAGACGGCGAAAAAATGAAAATGAGTAAACGTACCGGTAAAGCTGTAACCATGCGTGAGCTAGTAGAATTAGTTGGCTTGGATGCTGTGCGTTATTTCTTCGCAATGCGTTCAGGGGATTCCCATATGGATTTTGATTTGGACTTGGCTGTTTCACAGTCAAACGAAAATCCGGTGTATTACTCCCAATATGCGCATGCTCGTATTAGTTCGATTTTACGTCAAGCAGAAGAACAAGGCTTGTTGGCATCAGAAGAGCACTTGAATTTATTGACTTCGGAAAAAGAAATTGATGTCTTGAAGAAAATCGGTGATTTTCCGCAAGTGATTGCAGATGCTGCTAAACAGCGTGCACCTCACCGTATTACGACGTACATTCATGAATTGGCGTCCCATTTCCACAGCTTCTATAACGCCAATAAAGTATTGGATGCGACAAATGTGGAAATGACAAGTGCGCGTTTAGCGTTAATCACAGCTGTAAAAACAACTTTAGCCAATGCATTAAAAACAGTGGGCGTCAAAGCTCCTGAAAAAATGTAA
- a CDS encoding DUF1934 domain-containing protein: protein MQKTVIIKLTTTIRQPDAEDQVMRLESSGTLTEKNQLRYLQYAEQQDDLHIRTTVKLQEDEAVIMRSGGLQMRLPFLLHKEQTGNLTNEQGSFMLTTKVHELFVSDTRFMVRYDLSLGADYAGEYEMEIQFMEAK from the coding sequence ATGCAAAAGACAGTAATAATAAAACTGACGACGACGATCCGCCAGCCGGATGCAGAAGACCAAGTGATGAGATTAGAATCTAGTGGCACGTTGACGGAGAAAAACCAACTGCGCTATCTTCAATATGCAGAGCAGCAGGATGATCTGCATATTCGAACGACGGTTAAACTTCAAGAAGATGAAGCGGTGATTATGAGAAGTGGGGGCTTGCAGATGCGGCTACCTTTTTTATTACATAAAGAACAAACGGGCAATCTAACAAACGAACAAGGGTCATTTATGTTGACGACGAAAGTGCACGAGCTGTTCGTTAGCGATACGCGATTTATGGTCCGATACGATCTCTCGCTGGGCGCGGATTATGCTGGTGAATACGAAATGGAAATACAGTTTATGGAGGCTAAATGA
- a CDS encoding cation:proton antiporter, with protein MNEFDEVFIQILVLLAIAITVVGIARKIKQPDTIALVLVGLLLGTTSLPFPFIDHAEEFITQSEVFQVIIISLFLPILLGDATLKLPFHHLYKRKETVIGLALGGTFLSFILIGFATHFLIGLPLAVAFTFAALMSATDPISVLSIFKSAGVSEKISTIMEGESLFNDGIAIVLFQISSVYLLTYIDMGWAGLGSGVLLFLRFAVGGILVGVILGFLFSQVIRFYDDYPFEIAISALLFFGSYFIAEHLHVSGIIAVVAGGFVFNDYGGKIGMSETTKSNINSFWDVITLIANSLIFLIIGLEIRNIDFDGQWMIILLAIVIVLGARVIALFLSTMPAKELDRKERILLNWGGLKGSLSIALALSLPISFEGRETILLLTFAVVLFSLVIQGLTIKPLIKKLGLQEK; from the coding sequence ATGAATGAGTTTGATGAGGTATTTATCCAAATACTGGTATTATTAGCCATTGCGATAACAGTCGTTGGCATCGCGAGAAAGATCAAACAGCCAGATACCATCGCGCTAGTTTTGGTAGGACTTTTACTTGGCACGACTAGCTTACCTTTTCCTTTTATTGACCATGCGGAAGAATTTATTACCCAGTCGGAAGTTTTTCAAGTGATTATCATTTCTTTATTCTTGCCCATATTGCTTGGAGATGCGACGTTAAAGCTTCCGTTTCATCATTTATATAAGCGCAAGGAAACCGTCATCGGTCTTGCTTTAGGTGGAACTTTTTTATCGTTTATTCTGATCGGATTTGCTACGCATTTTTTGATTGGGTTACCACTAGCGGTAGCCTTTACATTTGCCGCGTTAATGAGTGCTACTGACCCTATTAGTGTTTTGTCGATTTTTAAATCAGCAGGCGTTTCGGAAAAAATTTCAACGATTATGGAAGGGGAATCCCTATTTAATGATGGAATCGCCATCGTTTTGTTTCAAATATCTTCTGTTTATTTATTGACCTATATTGATATGGGGTGGGCAGGCTTAGGAAGCGGTGTTTTATTATTTCTTCGTTTTGCAGTAGGTGGCATTCTAGTTGGAGTCATTCTCGGCTTTCTTTTTTCACAAGTTATTCGTTTTTATGACGACTATCCTTTTGAAATCGCCATATCTGCCTTGCTGTTTTTTGGTAGTTACTTTATCGCTGAACATCTACATGTATCAGGTATCATTGCTGTCGTCGCAGGTGGCTTTGTTTTTAACGATTACGGTGGCAAAATTGGAATGTCTGAAACAACAAAAAGCAACATCAATTCGTTTTGGGACGTTATCACTTTAATCGCAAATTCACTTATCTTTTTAATTATTGGACTCGAAATACGCAATATTGATTTTGATGGTCAATGGATGATTATTTTATTGGCCATTGTGATTGTTCTGGGTGCACGAGTGATTGCGCTTTTCTTGAGTACGATGCCGGCCAAAGAGTTAGATCGCAAAGAACGGATTTTACTAAATTGGGGTGGATTAAAAGGCAGTTTATCAATTGCTCTAGCTTTAAGTCTTCCGATAAGTTTTGAAGGCCGTGAAACGATCTTGTTACTGACGTTTGCTGTTGTTTTGTTTTCGTTAGTAATTCAAGGCTTAACGATCAAACCGCTAATTAAAAAATTAGGTCTTCAAGAAAAATAA
- a CDS encoding antibiotic biosynthesis monooxygenase family protein codes for MKLYKWTGPHDQATQMKADQASAGTIQLQNEEEAVVLYEVEDETILQNAEVYEVLNAVGHIKDGGYAVFNNIPVTDEGRELFESRFQNRAGMVEKEPGFAAIRVLRPLQSDTYTILTLWKDEQSFKDWQESQAYGQAHAKRGTTEGIDKRPNIFPRPSFVTTYTK; via the coding sequence ATGAAATTGTATAAATGGACAGGGCCACACGATCAAGCAACACAAATGAAGGCAGACCAAGCAAGCGCGGGCACGATACAGTTACAAAATGAAGAAGAAGCAGTTGTGCTTTACGAAGTAGAGGATGAAACAATTTTACAGAACGCAGAAGTGTATGAAGTGTTAAATGCAGTGGGTCACATTAAGGACGGTGGCTACGCGGTTTTTAACAACATTCCCGTAACAGATGAAGGACGTGAACTGTTCGAATCGCGTTTCCAAAATCGAGCAGGCATGGTTGAAAAAGAACCTGGCTTTGCAGCTATCCGTGTACTGCGTCCGTTGCAATCGGATACATACACCATTTTAACTTTGTGGAAAGACGAGCAATCGTTCAAAGATTGGCAAGAGTCACAAGCATATGGACAGGCACATGCGAAACGTGGCACAACAGAAGGCATCGACAAACGTCCCAATATCTTCCCACGTCCTTCTTTTGTCACAACGTATACAAAGTAA